A segment of the Solanum stenotomum isolate F172 unplaced genomic scaffold, ASM1918654v1 scaffold3809, whole genome shotgun sequence genome:
TATCATTTGAAATCTCTCTAAATCGAATCATCCAATTACACCCCAACTCATGACGCTTGCAAATAACTCTCCAACTTTTACTCTTGGATTGATCACAaagaaattctttttttattgcaAGACTATATGCTCTTACGGCAGATTTCATTTGCTTCTTATTCATAAATAGCATACCTAGTTGTATATACAAATTAgattaatcaataataaataaataaataactataaaatatttagtttgcAACAATCGAACCTGATTGAATATATTTAGGATTGTTCGGATTCCAAAGTGCCGTTTGGATAGAATCATCATCTCTTGTATAGATAAAATCTTCTGCACTTTCTTCAGTGTGATCTAAGTATGGAATCACTGTAGAATGATGATTAATACTTTGATCTTCAACGGGTGCATTAGGTGCATCAtccacatcatcatcatcatcatcctcatctatttcatcATTGTCGGTTAATTCATGCTCCAAAGGTTCATCACTATGCAACTCACCAACTCGTTCATCAcccataatattattattcacAATTTGTGTACAATAATTCACAGCATCTTGAAGTTGGTCACacctataaaatataataatataaatatattgcatattaaaaaaatttaattctaataaataagaaaacattACATTTTTTACCTATCAGTTGGTTCCGGTTGAAAAGAATTCAAGTGCATGGAAGCATTGCTAGGCTCTCCCATATTGTAATCTGGCACACTCCAATTCAAATAATGATCATGAATATATAagactatttttatttatgatatcgCTGCGTCAGAAgcgatattttttaaaaaaaaaaagttagaggGGAATTTTGCCGCCCGGGCAACGATTtcctttatttaaaaaaattcttcactAAAATCGCTGCCAAGGCAGCGATTTCAAAAATTAGATGTTGACTAGTTgatagaaattttttaaaaaataaatcaaaagaattttaaaaaaaaaatagttccaCCAAAAGCACTGTCAAGACAgcgatttctaaaaaaaaataaaaaaattccataaaatttataataacgcTGCAACAACAgcaatttaaaaacaaataattaacaccaaaaaaataaaataaattttcttttataataacGCTGTAATAGCagtgattttaattttaatttttttaaatagcaAAAACGCTGTACGGGcagtgatttaaaaaaaaaataaaagaaatttaccaTCAGATGTTGACTAGttgacaaaaatttcaaaaaataaaataaaataaaagaatatttctaCAAAAATCGCTGCCAAGGTAGCGatttcaagatatatatatatatatatattttttttttgtaaaaaagcTGTCAAAAGGCTGAAACTTGCTGCCTTGACagttttttagttaaatttttttcttttttttttaaaattcgtttctcttcaatttttatttttttaaaattgtttttcgTTTTGAAAACAAGGCagtgtttttattaaaaaataatttttttaacaaaaatcgCTGAAAAGGCAgtctaattaagaaaaaaatttcgaatttttttttaaaaggaaaacgcagcgattttccaaaaaaaagtttttacaCCAAATTTTGTTTTCTATGAAAACGCTGCCATAGCAGCGATATTAGGtggaggaaaaaaaattagagttaaAAAATCGCTGTTGTGCCAGcgattttagtgaaaaaaaaagaaaacaaaaaattagataaaaatcGCTGCCCTGGCAGCGATTTTATTTTAACGGAGTACACGGTGTTAATATGTGTCAGAGGAAAATCGCTCCGGCAGGAGCGATTTTGccgttttggttttaaaaaaatatgatgtgcccttttgaaatttttggcaattttttttacccttttggctccggactcAACAAAATTAATGGAAAGAGGTATACATTTTGGTACCTGAAGCCATCTGCCCCAACGAGGTTTTCTGTTCACGGCGGCTGCTCTCATCAATTCTTATATTCTCCCAAATTGTTAACCCCCattaacttattttcttatatggGTAGACTGTATAGGGTATTAACTAAATTATGAACTTGACCCACAAGtaacaactaaaattaattatttaaatatagctAGACATTAGGAGTTTAAGACCTCTCTTCGGccaacatttattttttcttcatctgatttttttttttaaaataaaatagtatccACTCAATTAATCACTATATTTAAGACTCATAACTGAAGATTTAAATTAGCAGTATTTTTCATCCTAATTAAGTCACTGCAGCCATTTATTTTATCTAATACCCCATctaaaaatagttatccatCGTTCATTTGACACATATCttaagaaatatttaataaataatagggaTAATATGACTAAATTAtcctttgaatatattaaatttaacgctttaaaaaatgtattagaTATTGAATACAATATTTACTACAAAGAGTAAAAATAGACACAAagaataaattatctcttggtTTTTTAATTTGGACAAGCTAAGTATTGATAAAcaactactccctctgtccctatttacttgtcaatatttcctcttttaactgtccctatttacttatccattttgataaatcaacaaaggacaaaaaaaaaaattcctattatatcctcatttaaacttcttgaaaatttctaGTAAGTCATCCTTTTTGAAACCAAACAATACATTTATTATACTTGGGGAGTTACATAATCCTTTAAGTTACCCATAAAACATTTCATTAGTTTATGAGTaaaaattttgaacaatttttttactcaaaaaaatGGATAGAAATAAACTTGAAGTTTCAACTAATACTCCTATCAAAGTAGAAGGCTCACTTATATTGATCGAAGATCCAAAAATTATTGaagtcaaaaatttaaaaaggaaaGATGAAGATCGAATAGAAGCATTAGAAGCATAGTGAAGATacataaaattgtaaaagtgtatgttgtttccctccaatttatttcacttgaattcaaagaagtggctgtaattttgaagtgaaaagttgtcataaatacAGTGAATAAACTTATGAACTTCTCAGAGCATTGATTAGTTGTCTTGAGTGAATTTATTTGGGAAttgtaaattgtactataagggtaaaattgtaacttcactatgctaattattgttgcattaatatgtgtgtcatttctaaagtggacaactaaatagggacagagggagaactatttttagtatagtggacaattaAAGATGAACTGAgagtaggggtgtgcaaaaaccaaCCGACCAATAAATCGaaccaaaaaaatgttattgggttattgagtTTTTAATgagtttataaaaaataagtcgttgggttattgggtaaaccgataacTCAATAAGAcagtaataatttaatatttaacccttcctaaatattaaatattaatacttttaataatttaatatataactaGACACTCTGACTATATCATATTCTCAGTACTCTACACTAGTCCGCTTTAGTCTTTAATGTTTACTCAAAAcctaaagactaaagtaataGTTCACAATTGTAgctatttgattttagttttagttttagtcttGTTGGactatttgattttagtttttgtttgtaATTGTAGGTTGTAGTT
Coding sequences within it:
- the LOC125852655 gene encoding uncharacterized protein LOC125852655, which gives rise to MGDERVGELHSDEPLEHELTDNDEIDEDDDDDDVDDAPNAPVEDQSINHHSTVIPYLDHTEESAEDFIYTRDDDSIQTALWNPNNPKYIQSGMLFMNKKQMKSAVRAYSLAIKKEFLCDQSKSKSWRVICKRHELG